The Amblyomma americanum isolate KBUSLIRL-KWMA chromosome 5, ASM5285725v1, whole genome shotgun sequence genome window below encodes:
- the LOC144135414 gene encoding sulfotransferase ssu-1-like, giving the protein MDLQAYRNVDGVWVNKTFHDDILRSAINYKPHPGDIFVAAYPKCGTTWTQVLALSILHRGEPPKTPIEFLLASPFLEVMGAEAAEKMVRPGPIKTHLPFHKVPFSGEAKYIYATRNPYDVCVSFYYQVVGFTPKSVEDVSFGRFHELFISGRLNFGDYFDHLLSWYEHRDLPNVLCFTFEDMRNDTTSWTLKVADFLGKQYGSELRKDPALLHKVVSASSKENVNQVFSGERPFLKKLWSLPPEKAIKSLEVQRKFVAELPEMHEQKQFVRKGVVGDWKTHFTPDQIEKTKAWISEKTRGSDVMQLWKNCDLP; this is encoded by the coding sequence ATGGACCTGCAGGCCTATAGAAATGTGGACGGAGTGTGGGTGAACAAGACATTCCACGACGACATCTTGCGCAGCGCGATTAACTACAAACCCCATCCAGGGGATATATTCGTCGCAGCCTATCCCAAATGTGGAACAACGTGGACGCAGGTCCTTGCACTGAGTATCCTACACAGGGGCGAACCCCCCAAAACGCCCATCGAGTTCTTGTTGGCTTCTCCGTTCCTGGAGGTTATGGGCGCTGAAGCAGCCGAAAAAATGGTGAGGCCGGGGCCCATCAAGACGCACCTACCTTTTCACAAGGTGCCTTTCTCAGGTGAGGCTAAATACATCTATGCTACAAGAAATCCGTATGACGTGTGCGTTTCCTTCTACTATCAAGTCGTAGGCTTCACACCTAAGAGTGTAGAGGACGTATCCTTTGGACGGTTTCACGAACTTTTCATCTCGGGGAGGCTGAATTTCGGCGACTACTTCGACCACCTGTTGTCCTGGTATGAGCACCGAGATTTGCCGAACGTTTTGTGCTTCACATTCGAAGATATGAGGAACGATACCACCTCCTGGACGCTAAAGGTAGCTGACTTTCTTGGGAAACAGTACGGAAGTGAACTTCGGAAGGATCCTGCATTACTGCACAAAGTGGTAAGCGCCTCGAGCAAGGAGAACGTGAATCAAGTATTCAGCGGGGAGAGGCCCTTTCTAAAAAAATTGTGGAGCCTCCCACCCGAAAAAGCCATTAAATCCTTGGAAGTGCAGCGCAAGTTTGTGGCTGAATTGCCGGAGATGCACGAACAGAAACAGTTTGTCCGCAAAGGGGTTGTTGGTGACTGGAAGACTCATTTCACGCCGGATCAGATCGAGAAGACTAAAGCCTGGATCAGTGAAAAGACACGGGGATCGGACGTTATGCAACTGTGGAAGAACTGTGATTTGCCTTAA
- the LOC144135415 gene encoding sulfotransferase 1C4-like → MDLQAYRNVDGVWVNKTFHDDILRSAINYKPHPGDIFVASYPKCGTTWTQFLVLSILNRGETPKTMVDFMLASPFLELMGTEAAEKMVRPGPIKTHLPFHKVPFSSEAKYIYATRNPYDVCVSFYYQVVGFTPKSVEDVSFGRFHELFISGRLNFGDYFDHLLSWYEHRDLPNILCFTYEDMKKDTTSWTLKVADFVGEQYGSELRKDPALLHKVVSASSKENVNQISSGVRALLQTFSSFPPEKAIKSLEVQGKVAAELPEMHEQKPFFRRGVVGDWNNHFTPDQIEKTKAWISEKARGSDVMQLWKNCDLP, encoded by the coding sequence ATGGACCTGCAGGCCTATAGAAATGTGGACGGAGTGTGGGTGAACAAGACATTCCACGACGACATCTTGCGCAGCGCGATTAACTACAAACCCCATCCAGGGGATATATTCGTCGCATCCTATCCCAAGTGTGGAACAACGTGGACGCAATTCCTTGTACTGAGTATCCTAAACAGGGGCGAAACTCCCAAAACGATGGTCGACTTCATGTTGGcttctccattcctggaacttatGGGAACAGAGGCAGCCGAGAAGATGGTGAGGCCGGGGCCCATCAAGACGCATCTACCTTTTCACAAGGTACCTTTCTCGAGTGAGGCTAAATACATCTATGCTACAAGAAATCCGTATGACGTGTGCGTATCGTTCTACTATCAAGTCGTAGGTTTCACACCGAAGAGTGTAGAGGACGTGTCCTTTGGACGGTTTCACGAACTTTTCATCTCGGGAAGGCTGAATTTCGGCGACTACTTCGACCACCTGTTGTCCTGGTACGAGCACCGAGATTTGCCGAACATTCTGTGTTTTACATACGAAGATATGAAGAAGGATACCACCTCCTGGACGCTAAAAGTAGCTGACTTTGTTGGCGAACAGTACGGAAGTGAACTTCGGAAGGATCCTGCATTACTGCACAAAGTTGTAAGCGCCTCCAGCAAGGAGAACGTGAATCAAATATCCAGTGGGGTAAGGGCCCTTCTACAAACTTTTTCGAGTTTCCCACCCGAAAAAGCCATTAAATCCTTGGAAGTGCAGGGCAAAGTTGCGGCTGAATTGCCGGAAATGCACGAACAGAAACCATTTTTCCGCAGAGGCGTTGTTGGTGACTGGAATAATCATTTCACGCCGGATCAGATCGAGAAGACTAAAGCCTGGATAAGTGAAAAGGCACGGGGATCGGACGTTATGCAACTGTGGAAGAACTGCGATTTGCCTTAA